The following proteins are co-located in the Macadamia integrifolia cultivar HAES 741 chromosome 3, SCU_Mint_v3, whole genome shotgun sequence genome:
- the LOC122072829 gene encoding 1,4-alpha-glucan-branching enzyme 1, chloroplastic/amyloplastic-like isoform X4 produces MANMEKDRDKNIGIMSLDPGLEPFKDHFRYRIVRYVEQKKLIEKYERGLEEFAQGYLKFGFNREENGIVYREWAPAAQEAQVIGDFNGWDGSNHIMEKNQYGVWAIKIPDYGGNPAIPHNSRVKFRFKHGNGVWIDRIPAWIKYATLDTTRFAAPYDGVYWDPPPSERYEFKHPRPPNPKAPRIYEAHVGMSSSEPCINSYREFADDVLPRIQSNNYNTVQLMAIMEHSYYGSFGYHVTNFFAVSSRSGTPEDLKYLIDKAHSLGLKVLMDVVHSHTSNNVTDGLNGYDVGQSSQESYFHTGNRGYHKLWDSRLFNYANWEVLRFLLSNLRWWLVEFQFDGFRFDGVTSMLYHHHGIDSVFTGNYNEYFSEVTDVDAVVYLMLANCLIHNILPDATVIAEDVSGMPALARPVSEGGIGFDYRLAMAIPDKWIDCLKNKRDEEWLMKEISWTLTNRRYTEKCISYAESHDQAIVGDKTFAFLLMDKEMYSGMSCLMDASPVIERGIALHKMIHCITMALGGEGYLNFMGNEFMNAFDRAMNLLDDKFSFLASTKQIVSSTSEEDKVIVFERGDLVFVINFHPKNTYDGYKIGCDFPGKYRVTLDSDAWEFGGLGRVSHDVDHFTSQEGIPGLPETNFNNRPNSFKVSSPPRTCVVYYKVEENI; encoded by the exons ATGGCAAACATGGAAAAAGATAGAGACAAAAATATTGGAATCATGAGTTTGGATCCAGGCTTGGAACCATTTAAAGATCACTTCAGATATAGGATAGTGAGATACGTGGAGCAGAAGAAACTTATTGAAAAATATGAACGAGGTCTGGAAGAATTTGCACAAG GTTATTTGAAATTCGGGtttaacagagaagaaaatggcaTTGTGTACCGTGAGTGGGCTCCTGCTGCACA GGAAGCACAAGTTATTGGTGACTTCAATGGATGGGATGGTTCCAACCACATAATGGAGAAGAACCAGTATGGTGTTTGGGCTATCAAGATTCCTGATTATGGTGGAAATCCAGCCATTCCACACAATTCAAGGGTCAAGTTTCGTTTCAAGCATGGGAATGGAGTATGGATTGATCGAATTCCTGCATGGATAAAATATGCCACTCTAGACACCACCAGATTTGCAGCACCATATGATGGTGTGTACTGGGACCCACCACCTTCAGAAAG GTATGAATTCAAACATCCTCGCCCTCCTAATCCCAAGGCACCACGTATATATGAGGCTCATGTAGGAATGAGTAGCTCAGAACCCTGCATAAATTCATATAGAGAATTTGCTGATGATGTGTTACCTCGTATACAGTCCAACAACTATAACACTGTCCAGTTGATGGCTATTATGGAGCATTCCTACTATGGATCCTTCGGTTATCATGTTACAAACTTTTTTGCTGTTAGCAGTAGATCTGGGACCCCTGAAGACCTCAAATATCTCATTGACAAAGCTCATAGCTTAGGTTTGAAGGTCCTGATGGATGTTGTTCACAGCCATACAAGTAACAATGTGACTGATGGTCTTAATGGCTATGATGTCGGCCAAAGCTCTCAAGAGTCTTACTTTCACACTGGAAATCGGGGGTACCATAAACTCTGGGATAGCCGATTATTTAATTATGCTAACTGGGAAGTTCTTCGCTTTCTTCTGTCCAACTTGAGATGGTGGCTTGTGGAGTTCCAGTTTGATGGGTTTCGATTTGATGGTGTAACATCAATGTTGTATCATCACCATGGAATCGATTCAGTATTTACTGGAAACTATAATGAGTACTTCAGTGAAGTGACTGATGTTGAtgctgttgtttatttaatgcTGGCCAATTGCCTGATTCACAACATCTTGCCAGATGCAACTGTGATTGCTGAAGATGTATCAGGTATGCCAGCTCTGGCTCGACCTGTGTCTGAGGGGGGAATCGGTTTTGATTACCGTCTGGCGATGGCCATCCCTGACAAGTGGATTGATTGCTTGAAGAACAAGAGGGATGAAGAATGGTTAATGAAAGAAATTTCATGGACCTTGACAAACAGGAGATACACTGAAAAGTGCATTTCATATGCTGAGAGTCATGATCAg GCCATTGTGGGTGACAAGACCTTTGCTTTTCTCCTAATGGATAAAGAAATGTATTCTGGCATGTCTTGTTTGATGGATGCTTCTCCTGTTATTGAGCGAGGGATTGCCCTTCACAAG ATGATTCATTGTATAACAATGGCGTTAGGAGGCGAGGGTTATCTAAACTTTATGGGAAATGAG TTCATGAATGCATTTGATAGGGCTATGAATTTGCTGGATGATAAATTTTCATTCCTTGCATCGACAAAACAGATTGTGAGCAGCACTAGTGAAGAAGACAAG GTTATTGTGTTTGAGCGTGGAGATTTAGTTTTTGTGATCAATTTTCATCCCAAGAATACATATGATGG GTATAAAATTGGGTGCGATTTTCCAGGGAAGTACAGAGTAACTTTGGACAGTGATGCTTGGGAATTTGGTGGACTGGGAAGA GTCAGTCATGATGTAGACCATTTCACATCCCAAGAAGGGATACCGGGGTTGCCAGAAACAAATTTCAACAATCGTCCTAACTCCTTTAAAGTATCGTCACCGCCTCGCACTTGTGTG GTTTATTATAAGGTTGAGGAAAATATATAG
- the LOC122072829 gene encoding 1,4-alpha-glucan-branching enzyme 1, chloroplastic/amyloplastic-like isoform X1 codes for MANMEKDRDKNIGIMSLDPGLEPFKDHFRYRIVRYVEQKKLIEKYERGLEEFAQGYLKFGFNREENGIVYREWAPAAQEAQVIGDFNGWDGSNHIMEKNQYGVWAIKIPDYGGNPAIPHNSRVKFRFKHGNGVWIDRIPAWIKYATLDTTRFAAPYDGVYWDPPPSERYEFKHPRPPNPKAPRIYEAHVGMSSSEPCINSYREFADDVLPRIQSNNYNTVQLMAIMEHSYYGSFGYHVTNFFAVSSRSGTPEDLKYLIDKAHSLGLKVLMDVVHSHTSNNVTDGLNGYDVGQSSQESYFHTGNRGYHKLWDSRLFNYANWEVLRFLLSNLRWWLVEFQFDGFRFDGVTSMLYHHHGIDSVFTGNYNEYFSEVTDVDAVVYLMLANCLIHNILPDATVIAEDVSGMPALARPVSEGGIGFDYRLAMAIPDKWIDCLKNKRDEEWLMKEISWTLTNRRYTEKCISYAESHDQAIVGDKTFAFLLMDKEMYSGMSCLMDASPVIERGIALHKMIHCITMALGGEGYLNFMGNEFGHPDWIDFPREGNGWSYDKCRRQWNLVDTDHLRFKFMNAFDRAMNLLDDKFSFLASTKQIVSSTSEEDKVIVFERGDLVFVINFHPKNTYDGYKIGCDFPGKYRVTLDSDAWEFGGLGRVSHDVDHFTSQEGIPGLPETNFNNRPNSFKVSSPPRTCVVYYKVEENI; via the exons ATGGCAAACATGGAAAAAGATAGAGACAAAAATATTGGAATCATGAGTTTGGATCCAGGCTTGGAACCATTTAAAGATCACTTCAGATATAGGATAGTGAGATACGTGGAGCAGAAGAAACTTATTGAAAAATATGAACGAGGTCTGGAAGAATTTGCACAAG GTTATTTGAAATTCGGGtttaacagagaagaaaatggcaTTGTGTACCGTGAGTGGGCTCCTGCTGCACA GGAAGCACAAGTTATTGGTGACTTCAATGGATGGGATGGTTCCAACCACATAATGGAGAAGAACCAGTATGGTGTTTGGGCTATCAAGATTCCTGATTATGGTGGAAATCCAGCCATTCCACACAATTCAAGGGTCAAGTTTCGTTTCAAGCATGGGAATGGAGTATGGATTGATCGAATTCCTGCATGGATAAAATATGCCACTCTAGACACCACCAGATTTGCAGCACCATATGATGGTGTGTACTGGGACCCACCACCTTCAGAAAG GTATGAATTCAAACATCCTCGCCCTCCTAATCCCAAGGCACCACGTATATATGAGGCTCATGTAGGAATGAGTAGCTCAGAACCCTGCATAAATTCATATAGAGAATTTGCTGATGATGTGTTACCTCGTATACAGTCCAACAACTATAACACTGTCCAGTTGATGGCTATTATGGAGCATTCCTACTATGGATCCTTCGGTTATCATGTTACAAACTTTTTTGCTGTTAGCAGTAGATCTGGGACCCCTGAAGACCTCAAATATCTCATTGACAAAGCTCATAGCTTAGGTTTGAAGGTCCTGATGGATGTTGTTCACAGCCATACAAGTAACAATGTGACTGATGGTCTTAATGGCTATGATGTCGGCCAAAGCTCTCAAGAGTCTTACTTTCACACTGGAAATCGGGGGTACCATAAACTCTGGGATAGCCGATTATTTAATTATGCTAACTGGGAAGTTCTTCGCTTTCTTCTGTCCAACTTGAGATGGTGGCTTGTGGAGTTCCAGTTTGATGGGTTTCGATTTGATGGTGTAACATCAATGTTGTATCATCACCATGGAATCGATTCAGTATTTACTGGAAACTATAATGAGTACTTCAGTGAAGTGACTGATGTTGAtgctgttgtttatttaatgcTGGCCAATTGCCTGATTCACAACATCTTGCCAGATGCAACTGTGATTGCTGAAGATGTATCAGGTATGCCAGCTCTGGCTCGACCTGTGTCTGAGGGGGGAATCGGTTTTGATTACCGTCTGGCGATGGCCATCCCTGACAAGTGGATTGATTGCTTGAAGAACAAGAGGGATGAAGAATGGTTAATGAAAGAAATTTCATGGACCTTGACAAACAGGAGATACACTGAAAAGTGCATTTCATATGCTGAGAGTCATGATCAg GCCATTGTGGGTGACAAGACCTTTGCTTTTCTCCTAATGGATAAAGAAATGTATTCTGGCATGTCTTGTTTGATGGATGCTTCTCCTGTTATTGAGCGAGGGATTGCCCTTCACAAG ATGATTCATTGTATAACAATGGCGTTAGGAGGCGAGGGTTATCTAAACTTTATGGGAAATGAG TTTGGTCATCCAGACTGGATTGACTTCCCAAGAGAGGGCAATGGTTGGAGTTATGATAAATGCAGACGCCAGTGGAACCTGGTGGACACAGATCACTTAAGATTcaag TTCATGAATGCATTTGATAGGGCTATGAATTTGCTGGATGATAAATTTTCATTCCTTGCATCGACAAAACAGATTGTGAGCAGCACTAGTGAAGAAGACAAG GTTATTGTGTTTGAGCGTGGAGATTTAGTTTTTGTGATCAATTTTCATCCCAAGAATACATATGATGG GTATAAAATTGGGTGCGATTTTCCAGGGAAGTACAGAGTAACTTTGGACAGTGATGCTTGGGAATTTGGTGGACTGGGAAGA GTCAGTCATGATGTAGACCATTTCACATCCCAAGAAGGGATACCGGGGTTGCCAGAAACAAATTTCAACAATCGTCCTAACTCCTTTAAAGTATCGTCACCGCCTCGCACTTGTGTG GTTTATTATAAGGTTGAGGAAAATATATAG
- the LOC122072829 gene encoding 1,4-alpha-glucan-branching enzyme 1, chloroplastic/amyloplastic-like isoform X6 — protein MEKNQYGVWAIKIPDYGGNPAIPHNSRVKFRFKHGNGVWIDRIPAWIKYATLDTTRFAAPYDGVYWDPPPSERYEFKHPRPPNPKAPRIYEAHVGMSSSEPCINSYREFADDVLPRIQSNNYNTVQLMAIMEHSYYGSFGYHVTNFFAVSSRSGTPEDLKYLIDKAHSLGLKVLMDVVHSHTSNNVTDGLNGYDVGQSSQESYFHTGNRGYHKLWDSRLFNYANWEVLRFLLSNLRWWLVEFQFDGFRFDGVTSMLYHHHGIDSVFTGNYNEYFSEVTDVDAVVYLMLANCLIHNILPDATVIAEDVSGMPALARPVSEGGIGFDYRLAMAIPDKWIDCLKNKRDEEWLMKEISWTLTNRRYTEKCISYAESHDQAIVGDKTFAFLLMDKEMYSGMSCLMDASPVIERGIALHKMIHCITMALGGEGYLNFMGNEFGHPDWIDFPREGNGWSYDKCRRQWNLVDTDHLRFKFMNAFDRAMNLLDDKFSFLASTKQIVSSTSEEDKVIVFERGDLVFVINFHPKNTYDGYKIGCDFPGKYRVTLDSDAWEFGGLGRVSHDVDHFTSQEGIPGLPETNFNNRPNSFKVSSPPRTCVVYYKVEENI, from the exons ATGGAGAAGAACCAGTATGGTGTTTGGGCTATCAAGATTCCTGATTATGGTGGAAATCCAGCCATTCCACACAATTCAAGGGTCAAGTTTCGTTTCAAGCATGGGAATGGAGTATGGATTGATCGAATTCCTGCATGGATAAAATATGCCACTCTAGACACCACCAGATTTGCAGCACCATATGATGGTGTGTACTGGGACCCACCACCTTCAGAAAG GTATGAATTCAAACATCCTCGCCCTCCTAATCCCAAGGCACCACGTATATATGAGGCTCATGTAGGAATGAGTAGCTCAGAACCCTGCATAAATTCATATAGAGAATTTGCTGATGATGTGTTACCTCGTATACAGTCCAACAACTATAACACTGTCCAGTTGATGGCTATTATGGAGCATTCCTACTATGGATCCTTCGGTTATCATGTTACAAACTTTTTTGCTGTTAGCAGTAGATCTGGGACCCCTGAAGACCTCAAATATCTCATTGACAAAGCTCATAGCTTAGGTTTGAAGGTCCTGATGGATGTTGTTCACAGCCATACAAGTAACAATGTGACTGATGGTCTTAATGGCTATGATGTCGGCCAAAGCTCTCAAGAGTCTTACTTTCACACTGGAAATCGGGGGTACCATAAACTCTGGGATAGCCGATTATTTAATTATGCTAACTGGGAAGTTCTTCGCTTTCTTCTGTCCAACTTGAGATGGTGGCTTGTGGAGTTCCAGTTTGATGGGTTTCGATTTGATGGTGTAACATCAATGTTGTATCATCACCATGGAATCGATTCAGTATTTACTGGAAACTATAATGAGTACTTCAGTGAAGTGACTGATGTTGAtgctgttgtttatttaatgcTGGCCAATTGCCTGATTCACAACATCTTGCCAGATGCAACTGTGATTGCTGAAGATGTATCAGGTATGCCAGCTCTGGCTCGACCTGTGTCTGAGGGGGGAATCGGTTTTGATTACCGTCTGGCGATGGCCATCCCTGACAAGTGGATTGATTGCTTGAAGAACAAGAGGGATGAAGAATGGTTAATGAAAGAAATTTCATGGACCTTGACAAACAGGAGATACACTGAAAAGTGCATTTCATATGCTGAGAGTCATGATCAg GCCATTGTGGGTGACAAGACCTTTGCTTTTCTCCTAATGGATAAAGAAATGTATTCTGGCATGTCTTGTTTGATGGATGCTTCTCCTGTTATTGAGCGAGGGATTGCCCTTCACAAG ATGATTCATTGTATAACAATGGCGTTAGGAGGCGAGGGTTATCTAAACTTTATGGGAAATGAG TTTGGTCATCCAGACTGGATTGACTTCCCAAGAGAGGGCAATGGTTGGAGTTATGATAAATGCAGACGCCAGTGGAACCTGGTGGACACAGATCACTTAAGATTcaag TTCATGAATGCATTTGATAGGGCTATGAATTTGCTGGATGATAAATTTTCATTCCTTGCATCGACAAAACAGATTGTGAGCAGCACTAGTGAAGAAGACAAG GTTATTGTGTTTGAGCGTGGAGATTTAGTTTTTGTGATCAATTTTCATCCCAAGAATACATATGATGG GTATAAAATTGGGTGCGATTTTCCAGGGAAGTACAGAGTAACTTTGGACAGTGATGCTTGGGAATTTGGTGGACTGGGAAGA GTCAGTCATGATGTAGACCATTTCACATCCCAAGAAGGGATACCGGGGTTGCCAGAAACAAATTTCAACAATCGTCCTAACTCCTTTAAAGTATCGTCACCGCCTCGCACTTGTGTG GTTTATTATAAGGTTGAGGAAAATATATAG
- the LOC122072829 gene encoding 1,4-alpha-glucan-branching enzyme 1, chloroplastic/amyloplastic-like isoform X3, which translates to MANMEKDRDKNIGIMSLDPGLEPFKDHFRYRIVRYVEQKKLIEKYERGLEEFAQGYLKFGFNREENGIVYREWAPAAQEAQVIGDFNGWDGSNHIMEKNQYGVWAIKIPDYGGNPAIPHNSRVKFRFKHGNGVWIDRIPAWIKYATLDTTRFAAPYDGVYWDPPPSERYEFKHPRPPNPKAPRIYEAHVGMSSSEPCINSYREFADDVLPRIQSNNYNTVQLMAIMEHSYYGSFGYHVTNFFAVSSRSGTPEDLKYLIDKAHSLGLKVLMDVVHSHTSNNVTDGLNGYDVGQSSQESYFHTGNRGYHKLWDSRLFNYANWEVLRFLLSNLRWWLVEFQFDGFRFDGVTSMLYHHHGIDSVFTGNYNEYFSEVTDVDAVVYLMLANCLIHNILPDATVIAEDVSGMPALARPVSEGGIGFDYRLAMAIPDKWIDCLKNKRDEEWLMKEISWTLTNRRYTEKCISYAESHDQAIVGDKTFAFLLMDKEMYSGMSCLMDASPVIERGIALHKFGHPDWIDFPREGNGWSYDKCRRQWNLVDTDHLRFKFMNAFDRAMNLLDDKFSFLASTKQIVSSTSEEDKVIVFERGDLVFVINFHPKNTYDGYKIGCDFPGKYRVTLDSDAWEFGGLGRVSHDVDHFTSQEGIPGLPETNFNNRPNSFKVSSPPRTCVVYYKVEENI; encoded by the exons ATGGCAAACATGGAAAAAGATAGAGACAAAAATATTGGAATCATGAGTTTGGATCCAGGCTTGGAACCATTTAAAGATCACTTCAGATATAGGATAGTGAGATACGTGGAGCAGAAGAAACTTATTGAAAAATATGAACGAGGTCTGGAAGAATTTGCACAAG GTTATTTGAAATTCGGGtttaacagagaagaaaatggcaTTGTGTACCGTGAGTGGGCTCCTGCTGCACA GGAAGCACAAGTTATTGGTGACTTCAATGGATGGGATGGTTCCAACCACATAATGGAGAAGAACCAGTATGGTGTTTGGGCTATCAAGATTCCTGATTATGGTGGAAATCCAGCCATTCCACACAATTCAAGGGTCAAGTTTCGTTTCAAGCATGGGAATGGAGTATGGATTGATCGAATTCCTGCATGGATAAAATATGCCACTCTAGACACCACCAGATTTGCAGCACCATATGATGGTGTGTACTGGGACCCACCACCTTCAGAAAG GTATGAATTCAAACATCCTCGCCCTCCTAATCCCAAGGCACCACGTATATATGAGGCTCATGTAGGAATGAGTAGCTCAGAACCCTGCATAAATTCATATAGAGAATTTGCTGATGATGTGTTACCTCGTATACAGTCCAACAACTATAACACTGTCCAGTTGATGGCTATTATGGAGCATTCCTACTATGGATCCTTCGGTTATCATGTTACAAACTTTTTTGCTGTTAGCAGTAGATCTGGGACCCCTGAAGACCTCAAATATCTCATTGACAAAGCTCATAGCTTAGGTTTGAAGGTCCTGATGGATGTTGTTCACAGCCATACAAGTAACAATGTGACTGATGGTCTTAATGGCTATGATGTCGGCCAAAGCTCTCAAGAGTCTTACTTTCACACTGGAAATCGGGGGTACCATAAACTCTGGGATAGCCGATTATTTAATTATGCTAACTGGGAAGTTCTTCGCTTTCTTCTGTCCAACTTGAGATGGTGGCTTGTGGAGTTCCAGTTTGATGGGTTTCGATTTGATGGTGTAACATCAATGTTGTATCATCACCATGGAATCGATTCAGTATTTACTGGAAACTATAATGAGTACTTCAGTGAAGTGACTGATGTTGAtgctgttgtttatttaatgcTGGCCAATTGCCTGATTCACAACATCTTGCCAGATGCAACTGTGATTGCTGAAGATGTATCAGGTATGCCAGCTCTGGCTCGACCTGTGTCTGAGGGGGGAATCGGTTTTGATTACCGTCTGGCGATGGCCATCCCTGACAAGTGGATTGATTGCTTGAAGAACAAGAGGGATGAAGAATGGTTAATGAAAGAAATTTCATGGACCTTGACAAACAGGAGATACACTGAAAAGTGCATTTCATATGCTGAGAGTCATGATCAg GCCATTGTGGGTGACAAGACCTTTGCTTTTCTCCTAATGGATAAAGAAATGTATTCTGGCATGTCTTGTTTGATGGATGCTTCTCCTGTTATTGAGCGAGGGATTGCCCTTCACAAG TTTGGTCATCCAGACTGGATTGACTTCCCAAGAGAGGGCAATGGTTGGAGTTATGATAAATGCAGACGCCAGTGGAACCTGGTGGACACAGATCACTTAAGATTcaag TTCATGAATGCATTTGATAGGGCTATGAATTTGCTGGATGATAAATTTTCATTCCTTGCATCGACAAAACAGATTGTGAGCAGCACTAGTGAAGAAGACAAG GTTATTGTGTTTGAGCGTGGAGATTTAGTTTTTGTGATCAATTTTCATCCCAAGAATACATATGATGG GTATAAAATTGGGTGCGATTTTCCAGGGAAGTACAGAGTAACTTTGGACAGTGATGCTTGGGAATTTGGTGGACTGGGAAGA GTCAGTCATGATGTAGACCATTTCACATCCCAAGAAGGGATACCGGGGTTGCCAGAAACAAATTTCAACAATCGTCCTAACTCCTTTAAAGTATCGTCACCGCCTCGCACTTGTGTG GTTTATTATAAGGTTGAGGAAAATATATAG
- the LOC122072829 gene encoding 1,4-alpha-glucan-branching enzyme 1, chloroplastic/amyloplastic-like isoform X2: MLLGLHRLPGKAAERWCLILLVLLMIFWIEFLYFRYFEGYLKFGFNREENGIVYREWAPAAQEAQVIGDFNGWDGSNHIMEKNQYGVWAIKIPDYGGNPAIPHNSRVKFRFKHGNGVWIDRIPAWIKYATLDTTRFAAPYDGVYWDPPPSERYEFKHPRPPNPKAPRIYEAHVGMSSSEPCINSYREFADDVLPRIQSNNYNTVQLMAIMEHSYYGSFGYHVTNFFAVSSRSGTPEDLKYLIDKAHSLGLKVLMDVVHSHTSNNVTDGLNGYDVGQSSQESYFHTGNRGYHKLWDSRLFNYANWEVLRFLLSNLRWWLVEFQFDGFRFDGVTSMLYHHHGIDSVFTGNYNEYFSEVTDVDAVVYLMLANCLIHNILPDATVIAEDVSGMPALARPVSEGGIGFDYRLAMAIPDKWIDCLKNKRDEEWLMKEISWTLTNRRYTEKCISYAESHDQAIVGDKTFAFLLMDKEMYSGMSCLMDASPVIERGIALHKMIHCITMALGGEGYLNFMGNEFGHPDWIDFPREGNGWSYDKCRRQWNLVDTDHLRFKFMNAFDRAMNLLDDKFSFLASTKQIVSSTSEEDKVIVFERGDLVFVINFHPKNTYDGYKIGCDFPGKYRVTLDSDAWEFGGLGRVSHDVDHFTSQEGIPGLPETNFNNRPNSFKVSSPPRTCVVYYKVEENI, encoded by the exons ATGTTATTGGGCCTTCATCGTCTTCCTGGAAAAGCTGCAGAAAG ATGGTGTCTGATCCTGCTTGTTTTGCTGATGATCTTCTGGATAGAGTTCCTTTACTTTCGGTATTTTGAAG GTTATTTGAAATTCGGGtttaacagagaagaaaatggcaTTGTGTACCGTGAGTGGGCTCCTGCTGCACA GGAAGCACAAGTTATTGGTGACTTCAATGGATGGGATGGTTCCAACCACATAATGGAGAAGAACCAGTATGGTGTTTGGGCTATCAAGATTCCTGATTATGGTGGAAATCCAGCCATTCCACACAATTCAAGGGTCAAGTTTCGTTTCAAGCATGGGAATGGAGTATGGATTGATCGAATTCCTGCATGGATAAAATATGCCACTCTAGACACCACCAGATTTGCAGCACCATATGATGGTGTGTACTGGGACCCACCACCTTCAGAAAG GTATGAATTCAAACATCCTCGCCCTCCTAATCCCAAGGCACCACGTATATATGAGGCTCATGTAGGAATGAGTAGCTCAGAACCCTGCATAAATTCATATAGAGAATTTGCTGATGATGTGTTACCTCGTATACAGTCCAACAACTATAACACTGTCCAGTTGATGGCTATTATGGAGCATTCCTACTATGGATCCTTCGGTTATCATGTTACAAACTTTTTTGCTGTTAGCAGTAGATCTGGGACCCCTGAAGACCTCAAATATCTCATTGACAAAGCTCATAGCTTAGGTTTGAAGGTCCTGATGGATGTTGTTCACAGCCATACAAGTAACAATGTGACTGATGGTCTTAATGGCTATGATGTCGGCCAAAGCTCTCAAGAGTCTTACTTTCACACTGGAAATCGGGGGTACCATAAACTCTGGGATAGCCGATTATTTAATTATGCTAACTGGGAAGTTCTTCGCTTTCTTCTGTCCAACTTGAGATGGTGGCTTGTGGAGTTCCAGTTTGATGGGTTTCGATTTGATGGTGTAACATCAATGTTGTATCATCACCATGGAATCGATTCAGTATTTACTGGAAACTATAATGAGTACTTCAGTGAAGTGACTGATGTTGAtgctgttgtttatttaatgcTGGCCAATTGCCTGATTCACAACATCTTGCCAGATGCAACTGTGATTGCTGAAGATGTATCAGGTATGCCAGCTCTGGCTCGACCTGTGTCTGAGGGGGGAATCGGTTTTGATTACCGTCTGGCGATGGCCATCCCTGACAAGTGGATTGATTGCTTGAAGAACAAGAGGGATGAAGAATGGTTAATGAAAGAAATTTCATGGACCTTGACAAACAGGAGATACACTGAAAAGTGCATTTCATATGCTGAGAGTCATGATCAg GCCATTGTGGGTGACAAGACCTTTGCTTTTCTCCTAATGGATAAAGAAATGTATTCTGGCATGTCTTGTTTGATGGATGCTTCTCCTGTTATTGAGCGAGGGATTGCCCTTCACAAG ATGATTCATTGTATAACAATGGCGTTAGGAGGCGAGGGTTATCTAAACTTTATGGGAAATGAG TTTGGTCATCCAGACTGGATTGACTTCCCAAGAGAGGGCAATGGTTGGAGTTATGATAAATGCAGACGCCAGTGGAACCTGGTGGACACAGATCACTTAAGATTcaag TTCATGAATGCATTTGATAGGGCTATGAATTTGCTGGATGATAAATTTTCATTCCTTGCATCGACAAAACAGATTGTGAGCAGCACTAGTGAAGAAGACAAG GTTATTGTGTTTGAGCGTGGAGATTTAGTTTTTGTGATCAATTTTCATCCCAAGAATACATATGATGG GTATAAAATTGGGTGCGATTTTCCAGGGAAGTACAGAGTAACTTTGGACAGTGATGCTTGGGAATTTGGTGGACTGGGAAGA GTCAGTCATGATGTAGACCATTTCACATCCCAAGAAGGGATACCGGGGTTGCCAGAAACAAATTTCAACAATCGTCCTAACTCCTTTAAAGTATCGTCACCGCCTCGCACTTGTGTG GTTTATTATAAGGTTGAGGAAAATATATAG